Proteins found in one Sphaeramia orbicularis chromosome 8, fSphaOr1.1, whole genome shotgun sequence genomic segment:
- the ypel3 gene encoding protein yippee-like 3 — MVKLTKAKTFQAYLDSCHRRYSCVHCRAHLANHDDLISKSFQGSQGRAYLFNSVVNVGCGPAEERLLLTGLHAVADIYCENCHTTLGWKYEQAFELSQKYKEGKYIIELSHMIKDNGWD, encoded by the exons ATGGTGAAGTTGACGAAAGCCAAGACGTTCCAGGCTTACCTGGACTCATGCCACCGTCGCTACAGCTGTGTGCACTGCCGCGCCCATCTGGCCAATCATGACGATCTTATCTCCAAG TCTTTTCAGGGGAGTCAGGGCCGGGCCTACCTCTTCAACTCTGT GGTGAACGTTGGCTGCGGTCCTGCAGAGGAGAGGCTGCTACTTACAGGACTTCATGCAGTGGCtgacatttactgtgaaaactgtCACACTACACTTGGCTGGAAATAT GAGCAAGCCTTTGAACTAAGTCAGAAGTACAAGGAGGGAAAGTACATCATTGAGCTGTCCCACATGATAAAGGACAACGGTTGGGATTGA
- the mapk3 gene encoding mitogen-activated protein kinase 3, which translates to MADSSSTAAVGAAGSNSAAAAEAAGTVAHDGAPGATGPKCGSESVKGQIFDVGPRYTNLSYIGEGAYGMVCSALDNLTNQRVAIKKISPFEHQTYCQRTLREIKILLRFHHENIIGINDILRARHIDNMRDVYIVQTLMETDLYKLLKSQRLSNDHVCYFLYQILRGLKYIHSANVLHRDLKPSNLLINTTCDLKICDFGLARIADPEHDHTGFLTEYVATRWYRAPEIMLNSKGYSKSIDIWSVGCILAEMLSNKPIFPGKHYLDQLNHILGVLGSPCQEDLNCIINMKARNYLQSLPEKPKIPWEKLFVKADSKALDLLGRMLTFNPIKRITVEEALAHPYLEQYYDPTDEPVAEEPFTFSMELDDLPKEKLKELIFEETARFQDNYQGS; encoded by the exons ATGGCGGATTCGAGCAGCACTGCAGCGGTCGGGGCCGCAGGCTCCAAcagcgctgctgctgctgaggcgGCTGGCACTGTTGCGCATGATGGAGCGCCCGGAGCTACGGGACCTAAGTGCGGGTCCGAGTCTGTGAAAGGCCAGATTTTTGACGTGGGGCCCCGTTACACAAACCTGTCTTATATCGGAGAGGGGGCGTACGGAATGGTTTG CTCAGCGCTGGACAACTTAACAAACCAGCGTGTAGCCATCAAAAAAATCAGCCCCTTTGAGCACCAGACGTACTGCCAGCGCACACTGAGGGAAATCAAGATCCTGCTGCGTTTCCACCATGAGAATATCATCGGCATCAACGACATTCTCAGGGCACGGCACATTGACAACATGAGAGATGT TTACATCGTGCAGACTCTGATGGAGACAGACTTGTACAAGCTGCTGAAGAGCCAGAGACTGAGCAACGACCATGTGTGCTACTTCCTCTACCAGATCCTGAGAGGTCTCAAGTACATTCACTCAGCCAACGTGTTGCACCGTGACCTCAAGCCCTCCAACCTGCTCATCAACACCACCTGCGACCTCAAG ATCTGTGACTTCGGCCTGGCACGGATAGCTGACCCTGAGCACGACCACACAGGTTTCCTGACTGAATACGTGGCTACACGTTGGTACAGGGCTCCAGAAATCATGCTCAACTCAAAG GGTTACTCGAAGTCCATTGATATCTGGTCAGTGGGCTGTATCCTGGCTGAGATGTTGTCCAACAAGCCCATCTTCCCTGGGAAACATTACTTGGACCAGCTCAACCACATACTGG GTGTCCTTGGCTCTCCATGTCAAGAGGATCTGAACTGCATCATCAACATGAAGGCACGGAATTACCTGCAGTCCTTGCCTGAAAAACCCAAGATCCCCTGGGAAAAGCTTTTCGTCAAGGCAGACTCAAAAG CTCTGGACCTGCTAGGCCGCATGTTGACCTTTAACCCCATCAAACGCATCACCGTCGAGGAGGCCCTGGCTCATCCTTACCTGGAGCAGTACTACGACCCCACGGATGAG ccAGTAGCAGAGGAGCCTTTCACTTTCTCCATGGAACTGGATGACCTTCCCAAGGAGAAGCTGAAGGAACTGATCTTCGAGGAAACGGCTCGTTTCCAAGACAACTACCAGGGCTCCTGA
- the gdpd3a gene encoding lysophospholipase D GDPD3a: MGLKARMSFLYFILPALGGYTLTSLYLLKNPHIIHKRKRTAFYCTHISHRGGCGERIESTMEAFTHAVEQGTQMIELDCHLTHDGHVVVSHDENLLRQTGHDVTISSLNLQDLPLYKERLEVTFKAGHYSSGADRQFALLEDLFRKFPAIPVSIEIKENNSPLIEKVSDLVKRYNREDITVWASVNSSIMKKCCRVNDSMPYSFSMNRGVLLLLLFYSGLLPFVPLGESLLQFYLPRVINRTFIPEKRILRNSLLVSLLEKVTMRRSLFKHLAARGIQVHLFVCNKDEDIKAAFEVGATGVMTDYPSLLTSYLCRNRSQD, translated from the exons ATGGGACTAAAG GCAAGGATGAGTTTTTTGTACTTCATCCTCCCGGCGTTGGGAGGATACACCCTCACCTCACTGTATCTGCTGAAGAACCCTCATATTATCCACAAGAGGAAACGTACAGCCTTCTACTGCACGCACATCTCCCACAGAGGAG GATGTGGAGAGAGGATAGAAAGCACAATGGAGGCGTTCACACA TGCAGTTGAGCAAGGCACACAGATGATAGAGCTGGATTGCCACTTGACACACGACGGTCATGTGGTCGTATCGCACGATGAGAACCTGCTGAGGCAGACGGGCCATGACGTCACTATCTCCTCCCTTAATTTACAG GATTTGCCTTTGTACAAGGAGAGACTGGAGGTGACATTTAAAGCAG GTCACTACAGCAGTGGTGCGGACAGGCAGTTTGCCCTGCTGGAGGACTTGTTCAGGAAGTTCCCAGCGATACCTGTCAGTATTGAGATCAAGGAGAACAACAGTCCGCTGATAGAAAAG GTGTCTGACCTGGTTAAGCGTTACAACAGGGAGGACATCACAGTGTGGGCATCCGTGAACTCCAGCATCATGAAGAAATGCTGCAGAGTG AACGACTCCATGCCGTACAGTTTCAGTATGAACCGAGGAGTGCTGCTTCTGCTGCTCTTCTACAGCGGCCTGCTGCCCTTTGTCCCACTGGGAGAAAGTTTATTACAATTCTATCTGCCTCGTGTCATCAATAG GACGTTTATTCCTGAGAAACGCATCTTGAGGAACAGCCTTCTTGTCTCTTTGTTAGAAAA AGTGACTATGAGGAGGAGTCTTTTTAAACACCTCGCAGCTCGTGGAATTCAG gtgcatttgtttgtgtgcaaCAAAGATGAAGACATAAAGGCTGCATTTGAAGTCGGAGCCACAGGTGTTATGACTGATTATCCGTCTCTTCTAACCAGCTACCTCTGCAGAAACAGAAGCCAGGATTGA
- the nudt9 gene encoding ADP-ribose pyrophosphatase, mitochondrial — MVHFLLRRNWIGQIRLALTLFGLPFPVCASGVRPAISCSPASPFRTSQTLRYITTSYCNQSFQAMPSSAAPHVKSRSPLYGGTKVKRFPVPDDKVMWSQTWPQYSPVSYTDPAVAKKPQWADPDIGSFSPKFNSIDGGVDRTSFEGNYKVEKGKPLNPRGRTGLTDRGLLGRWGPNHAADPIVTRWKFDAKGGKILHSVSKRPILQFVAIKRKDCGEWAIPGGMVDPGEHVSLTLQREFSEEALNSLMVPASERAKIHERITKLFKSPGFQVYKGYVDDPRNTDNAWMETVAINFHDESGNSVSELPLQAGDDAGQVKWVDVDSSFPLYASHSSFLELVAKERKAHW; from the exons ATGGTACATTTCTTACTGCGACGAAACTGGATTGGACAAATTCGTCTGGCACTCACTCTTTTCGGACTCCCGTTTCCTGTGTGCGCCTCCGGAGTTAG GCCAGCCATCTCCTGCTCTCCTGCCAGTCCTTTCAGAACCAGTCAAACCCTCAGATACATCACCACCAGTTACTGTAACCAGAGTTTTCAAGCCATGCCATCCTCAGCAGCACCTCATGTAAAATCCAGATCTCCATTGTATGGAGGGACTAAAGTGAAGCGCTTCCCTGTGCCCGATGATAAAGTAATGTGGAGTCAGACCTGGCCTCAGTACAGTCCAGTCAGCTACACTGACCCCGCTGTAGCAAAGAAGCCACAATGGGCTGACCCTGATATTGG CTCCTTCTCACCAAAGTTCAACAGTATTGATGGTGGTGTTGACCGGACAAGCTTTGAAGGGAACTACAAAGTAGAAAAAGGAAAACCGCT AAACCCTCGTGGACGCACTGGGTTAACTGACAGAGGTTTGCTTGGACGATGGGGGCCTAATCATGCAGCAGATCCCATTGTCACCAG GTGGAAATTTGATGCAAAAGGTGGAAAGATACTTCACTCAGTGTCCAAACGGCCCATCCTGCAGTTTGTGGCCATTAAGAGGAAGGACTGTGGCGAGTGGGCTATTCCTGGG GGCATGGTAGATCCAGGGGAGCACGTTTCTCTTACACTGCAGCGGGAATTCTCAGAAGAAGCTTTGAATTCACTGATGGTCCCAGCATCGGAGAGAGCAAAAATTCATGAACGTATCACGAAACTCTTCAAATCACCAGGATTTCAG gtttataAAGGCTATGTGGATGATCCACGAAACACAGACAACgcatggatggagacagttgctATCAACTTCCACGATGAGTCAG GCAACAGTGTGAGCGAGCTGCCATTGCAAGCTGGTGATGACGCAGGACAAGTCAAATGGGTTGACGTTGACTCGTCCTTCCCCCTCTACGCGAGTCATTCCTCTTTCCTGGAGCTGGTTGCCAAAGAGAGAAAAGCCCACTGGTAA